In Erigeron canadensis isolate Cc75 chromosome 1, C_canadensis_v1, whole genome shotgun sequence, a single window of DNA contains:
- the LOC122595506 gene encoding putative nuclease HARBI1 codes for MRDYFAEPPKFGERFFRHRYRMSKRLFLKIVGDIEAQYSYFQQHTDAKNRQGFSPIQKCTSAIKQLSIGEPSDNFDEYLCMANRTSRKCLINFCDAVINIYRREFLHRPTSHDIVMIQQPHEARHHLPGTLGSLDCTHVEWRYCPRSLKGQYTRGDHKVPTIMIEAVASQDLWIWHSFFGPPGSNNDINVLNQSPLYDMVRNGTAPNSSFIVRGRYYKRGYLLTDGIYPRWSMFVKAYPHPVDPKEKKFKRVQEAARKDIERVLVFLRENGRFWSARFVFTI; via the coding sequence ATGCGTGATTATTTCGCGGAACCGCCAAAATTCGGCGAACGCTTCTTTCGTCATCGTTATCGCATGAGTAAACGgttgtttttaaagattgttGGTGACATTGAAGCTCAATACTCGTATTTTCAACAACATACGGACGCAAAGAATAGACAAGGTTTCTCGCCGATACAGAAATGCACGTCGGCAATCAAGCAACTCTCGATCGGTGAACCATCGGATAACTTCGATGAGTATTTATGCATGGCCAATCGCACGTCACGCAAATGTCTTATCAACTTTTGTGATGCGGTCATTAATATATATCGGCGCGAGTTTTTACATAGGCCGACGTCCCATGACATAGTTATGATCCAACAGCCGCATGAAGCGCGACATCATCTTCCCGGGACGCTTGGTAGTCTTGATTGTACGCATGTCGAATGGAGGTATTGTCCAAGGAGTTTGAAAGGGCAATACACACGTGGGGATCATAAAGTCCCTACGATCATGATTGAGGCTGTCGCTTCACAAGATTTATGGATATGGCATTCGTTTTTTGGTCCTCCCGGGTCAAATAACGATATTAATGTGTTGAATCAGTCGCCTTTGTATGACATGGTTCGAAATGGGACGGCTCCAAACTCATCATTCATTGTTCGCGGTCGCTATTACAAACGTGGCTATTTGCTAACTGATGGGATTTATCCTAGGTGGTCTATGTTTGTTAAAGCTTATCCACACCCTGTCGatccaaaagaaaagaagttcaAGAGAGTACAAGAAGCGGCAAGAAAAGATATTGAAAGGGTTTTGGTGTTCTTAAGGGAAAATGGAAGATTTTGGAGCGCCCGATTCGTTTTTACGATTTAG
- the LOC122578196 gene encoding secoisolariciresinol dehydrogenase-like, with amino-acid sequence MMNGFSHHRLEGKVAIVTGGASGFGESTVRLFARHGAKVVIADVQDDLAISLCNKIVSESGNNNVIYVHCDVTQDSDMKHVVGTAVSTFGKLDIMFNNAGITGNLDFTILDSDNKNFKRVFDVNVFGSFLGAKHAAKVMIPAKRGVILFTSSVASVLAGESPHAYTMSKHAVLGLMKNLCVELGQYGIRVNCISPGSVSTPLLTNAMGLEKTMVDGIVCESAVLKEVVPTAEDVAEAALYLGSDAAKYVTGLNLVVDGGYSTTNPTYSRVIKQTFENLAKKT; translated from the exons ATGATGAACGGTTTTAGTCACCACAG ATTAGAAGGCAAGGTAGCCATAGTCACCGGTGGCGCTAGCGGATTTGGTGAAAGTACGGTGAGACTCTTTGCTAGACATGGTGCGAAAGTGGTGATAGCGGACGTTCAAGATGACTTGGCTATTTCTCTTTGTAACAAAATAGTCTCGGAATCAGGTAACAACAACGTTATTTACGTTCATTGCGATGTTACTCAAGATTCGGACATGAAGCACGTGGTGGGCACGGCCGTTTCCACGTTTGGAAAACTCGACATCATGTTCAACAACGCGGGTATCACAGGAAACCTTGATTTCACAATCTTGGACTCCGATAACAAAAACTTCAAACGTGTGTTTGATGTAAATGTGTTTGGATCATTTTTAGGAGCTAAACATGCTGCTAAGGTTATGATACCGGCGAAACGTGGTGTGATTTTGTTTACTTCAAGTGTAGCTTCTGTTCTTGCAGGCGAGTCTCCACATGCTTACACAATGTCTAAGCATGCGGTTTTAGGGTTGATGAAAAACTTGTGTGTGGAATTGGGGCAATACGGGAttagggttaattgtatttcaCCAGGGTCTGTCTCAACCCCGTTGCTGACAAATGCAATGGGGTTGGAAAAGACCATGGTGGATGGTATTGTGTGTGAATCCGCGGTGTTGAAAGAGGTGGTGCCAACGGCCGAGGATGTGGCCGAGGCGGCATTGTATCTGGGGAGTGATGCGGCTAAGTATGTAACTGGTCTAAACTTGGTGGTTGATGGTGGTTATAGTACCACTAATCCAACTTACTCTAGGGTTATTAAGCAAACGTTTGAAAATCTTGCCAAAAAGACATAG